The nucleotide sequence GCTATAGATATCTGAGTATCGAATTTTTGAACCCAGTTTTTTTACATCTAAGTCTCCTACCTCTGTAGAAAATTCTATATGATGAGGAGAACCCGTATCTAGAAATAAATGACCTTCATTTAAGCCATCTGCAATTACATCTTGCATTTGTAAACTTATGGTCTCACCTTTTACCCAGGCCTTATGTTTTCCATCTACAGCAATAAAATTGGTGCGCTCTTCTATAACTCCTAAGAAATTTGCAAAAGATACGATACATCTGCCACCATTACCGCACATACTACTTGGGTTTCCATCAGAATTATAGTAAACCATAACAAAATCCTCACATTCTACCTTAGAATTTTCCAATAGTATCAATCCATCTGCCCCTATGCCAAACCTTCTATGGCAAAGTTTAAGTACTAAATTGGTATCATTTTTGGGGAACAGTAACTGGCGATTATCGATCATGATAAAATCATTTCCAGCGCCATGATATTTGTAAAAATCGAGTTTCATGAACCTTTTATTTTGAAGGCCAAATATACAACATTCAGACTGATTTTTCGTTGAGAATAGGCCATCGCCAAATAATAAATCAAAGAATAACATTGATTAAAATTTGAGATTTTTTGAATATAAAAATAGAAATAGCATGAAAAAATTCGCAACATTCGTTGGAGCCTCCATTTTGGGTGGAGTATTAACTTTGGGTTCTTATCAATATTTTAATAATGAGGATACCTCTTTTTTGAATAATCATACTAAACAAGAGTCACAACTATTCCCAATCTCCAATAACACTCCAAATTATGGTACTAATGCAGATTTTACGGAAGCTGCAGAAAAGACTGTTCATGCCGTGGTACACGTTAAAAATGTAGCAATATTTAAACAGCCTAGAAATTCATGGGAATATTATGCTAGAAAAGGAGAAAGTGAAAAGGCGCTAAGGGGCACCGGATCTGGAGTTATCATTACTCCAGATGGGTACATAGTTACCAATAATCATGTTATTGAAGGTGCAAGCGAATTGGAAGTAACCTTAAACAACAACAAAACGTATAAGGCAAAACTTATCGGAAAAGACGTTAAAGCAGATATTGCACTTATTAAGATTGATGCACAGGAACTGGATTATATCCCATTTGGAGACTCCAATAATATCAAATTAGGAGAATGGGTACTTGCTGTAGGAAATCCTTTTAATCTAACTTCTACCGTAACTGCGGGAATTGTGAGTGCTAAAGCTAGAGATTTTAATAGTAATGATGGAACGCCTCAATCTTACATTCAAACCGATGCTGCCATTAATCCTGGAAATAGCGGAGGAGCTTTGGTAAATATCAACGGGGAACTTATAGGTATAAATACTGCTATTACGAGCCAAACAGGAAGTTATATTGGATATGGTTTCGCAGTGCCTTCTAATAATGCCAGAAAAGTTGTAGAAGACCTTATAGAGTATGGTAATGTGCAACAAGGCATCTTAGGTATTCGAGGTAGTGATGTAAATGAAAATCTTTCCAACCAATTTAATCTTGGAACTTCCCAAGGTGTTTTGGTACGAGATATAGATCAGGGAAGTGGTGCTTTCACTTCTGGGATTAAAGAGGGAGATGTTATTAGACAAATTGATAATATTGAAGTAAGAAAAATGTCTGACCTTACTGGTTATATTGGTTCAAAAAGACCAAATGACATTGTAAATGTTAAGATCTTAAGAGATGGAGAGGAGCAGTTGCTAAAAGTAAAACTCACCAAATATGAAACATTTGCTATTGAGTCAATTGGACTTGAAGTTACCAATGCTTCAAAAGCAGATCTAGAAAATTATAGCAGCTCTAATGGAGTAAAGATAAGTAGAGCCTTAAAAGGAGATGCTCAGTCTCAAGCATTAATAGGGATTTTGATCACTAAAATTGACAACAGTAAGGTCAATAATATAAGTGATGTTAGAAAGATCATAACTTCTAGAGATCCTTCAGAGCCAATTAGTGTAACTTTCGTAAATAGCGAAGGTAGAGAGCAAACTTACATTTGGAGATAAGCTCAATAAAAATAAGCCTTACCCACCATTTTAATGGCGGGTATTTTTTTTGAATAAATATTTTACGAAAACGTTTGAAATATATACTTTTGCAGCGTTTTTAAACACACAACTTAATCTATTAAAAATGGGATTTAACGAAGTTTACGAAAAGGAACTTGCTTTTCAGGCCGATCGCAGACGCGCCTCGGTAGAATTCATTAAAATTATTAGCGATTTATGGTACGATAAATCTATCGAATTGGTTCTTTTCAGAAACCAATTAATCAATTTAAATGTAAGTGACATTTTAAATCTGCACGAATATGCAGGTGAATTTGTTCAAAAACCTATTTCAATCTTCGATTCTGTGGAGATCGCACAGGCCATTAAAGATCTGGACCTTCCTCCTGCTAAATTAGATATTGGTAAGCTAACCTATGAGTATCATATAGAAGATGTAGATTATAACAATGCTAAAGCCTTTATCTCAAATAAATTGAAGAAGGCAAAAGAATATGAAGAAGTTACTCCTAAAGACGTAGTTCTTTATGGATTTGGAAGAATTGGTAGATTGGTTGCGCGAGAGCTTATGACTAAAACCGGAAAAGGAAGTCAGTTAAGATTAAGAGCTATCGTTACCAGAGATCATGTTGATGCCAATATCCTAGAAAAAAGAGCATCCCTTCTTAAGAATGATTCTATACATGGAGATTTCTCTGGAACAGTTACTATAGA is from Gillisia sp. Hel1_33_143 and encodes:
- the dapF gene encoding diaminopimelate epimerase; its protein translation is MKLDFYKYHGAGNDFIMIDNRQLLFPKNDTNLVLKLCHRRFGIGADGLILLENSKVECEDFVMVYYNSDGNPSSMCGNGGRCIVSFANFLGVIEERTNFIAVDGKHKAWVKGETISLQMQDVIADGLNEGHLFLDTGSPHHIEFSTEVGDLDVKKLGSKIRYSDIYSNIGGTNVNFVQQSDDHSFLVRTYERGVEDETYSCGTGVTAVAITAHATGKTNFNKVNLATPGGNLEVSFDNNGAQYSNIWLTGPALQVFKGSLEC
- a CDS encoding S1C family serine protease; its protein translation is MKKFATFVGASILGGVLTLGSYQYFNNEDTSFLNNHTKQESQLFPISNNTPNYGTNADFTEAAEKTVHAVVHVKNVAIFKQPRNSWEYYARKGESEKALRGTGSGVIITPDGYIVTNNHVIEGASELEVTLNNNKTYKAKLIGKDVKADIALIKIDAQELDYIPFGDSNNIKLGEWVLAVGNPFNLTSTVTAGIVSAKARDFNSNDGTPQSYIQTDAAINPGNSGGALVNINGELIGINTAITSQTGSYIGYGFAVPSNNARKVVEDLIEYGNVQQGILGIRGSDVNENLSNQFNLGTSQGVLVRDIDQGSGAFTSGIKEGDVIRQIDNIEVRKMSDLTGYIGSKRPNDIVNVKILRDGEEQLLKVKLTKYETFAIESIGLEVTNASKADLENYSSSNGVKISRALKGDAQSQALIGILITKIDNSKVNNISDVRKIITSRDPSEPISVTFVNSEGREQTYIWR